The following proteins come from a genomic window of Novosphingobium sp. P6W:
- the atzF gene encoding allophanate hydrolase — MTGLDPALKRLSAAGIAASVNAGRTSAVAIAEDTLARAAAYDAVQPQIWISRAPREDLLAAARAIDARVAAGETLPLAGVPFAVKDNIDVAGFETTAACPAFAYRPEGSAGVIERLLAAGALCIGKTNLDQFATGLNGSRSPYGIPRNASNLAYVSGGSSSGSSVAVAAGVVAFALGTDTAGSGRVPAAFNHLIGFKPTKGRWSTRGLVPACRTLDCITVFTDDTADARLVDQVVAGFDPADPYSKPLADISRGQTRIGVPRRSQRNWFGDPESEYLYDRALENLAARAELVEIDYAPLQEAAQLLYGGPWVAERTAAMADILASDPDAIDPVVRSVVEPGAAVSAVDLFGGIYRLAEIKRHADELWKTIDIMAFPTTGATYRVSEMLAAPVALNSNLGAYTNFVNLLDMAALAVPAGIRANGTGFGITLIGPADSDRALLEAADAYLGAANLPSPPPLDLEGKMQTVKLAVVGAHLKDMPLHWQLTSREATFVGAFDTAPSYRLYAMAESVPPKPALVHSEDGAPIKVEVYEMGVAEFGSFVVDVPAPLAIGTVTLADGTSVKGFVSEPRALTGAEDITSLGGWRAYIARGA, encoded by the coding sequence ATGACCGGGCTGGACCCTGCGCTCAAGCGCCTCAGCGCGGCCGGGATCGCCGCATCCGTCAATGCAGGACGGACCAGCGCCGTCGCCATAGCCGAGGATACTCTGGCCCGCGCCGCCGCCTATGACGCTGTCCAGCCGCAGATATGGATCAGCCGGGCGCCGCGCGAGGACCTCCTTGCCGCCGCCCGCGCCATCGATGCCCGTGTTGCCGCCGGCGAAACCCTGCCGCTGGCGGGCGTACCCTTCGCAGTGAAAGACAATATCGACGTTGCGGGCTTCGAGACGACAGCTGCCTGCCCCGCCTTCGCTTATCGCCCCGAGGGCTCAGCCGGGGTCATCGAACGCCTCCTGGCTGCCGGAGCGCTGTGCATCGGCAAGACCAACCTCGACCAGTTCGCCACCGGGCTGAACGGTTCGCGCAGTCCATACGGCATCCCCCGTAATGCCTCCAACCTTGCCTATGTAAGCGGGGGATCGAGTTCGGGATCGTCCGTCGCGGTCGCCGCCGGGGTCGTGGCTTTTGCGCTAGGCACCGATACCGCCGGTTCGGGCCGCGTGCCTGCTGCTTTCAACCATCTGATCGGCTTCAAGCCGACCAAGGGCAGGTGGAGCACGCGCGGTCTGGTCCCGGCCTGCCGCACGCTTGATTGCATCACCGTCTTCACTGACGATACCGCTGACGCGAGGCTTGTCGATCAGGTCGTTGCGGGCTTCGATCCGGCCGATCCTTACTCAAAGCCGCTGGCCGACATTTCGCGGGGGCAAACCCGCATCGGCGTACCGCGCCGTAGCCAGCGCAACTGGTTCGGCGATCCCGAATCCGAATATCTATATGATCGTGCGCTGGAAAACCTCGCGGCGCGGGCGGAACTGGTGGAGATCGACTACGCCCCGCTGCAGGAAGCCGCGCAGCTCCTTTACGGTGGCCCCTGGGTGGCGGAGCGGACCGCTGCCATGGCCGACATTCTGGCGAGCGATCCCGATGCCATCGACCCCGTGGTCCGCAGCGTCGTCGAGCCGGGCGCCGCTGTGAGCGCGGTCGATCTGTTCGGCGGCATCTATCGCCTTGCAGAGATCAAGCGTCACGCAGACGAGCTTTGGAAGACCATCGACATTATGGCATTCCCGACGACCGGCGCGACGTACCGGGTTTCGGAAATGCTGGCTGCGCCAGTCGCCCTCAACAGCAATCTTGGGGCCTATACCAACTTCGTGAACCTTCTGGACATGGCCGCGCTGGCCGTGCCGGCGGGGATACGCGCCAACGGCACCGGCTTCGGGATCACGCTGATCGGCCCGGCCGACAGCGACCGCGCCCTGCTCGAAGCGGCAGATGCCTATCTTGGCGCCGCAAACCTTCCGTCTCCACCACCACTCGATCTTGAGGGAAAGATGCAAACAGTGAAACTCGCCGTCGTCGGCGCCCACCTGAAGGACATGCCGCTCCACTGGCAGCTCACCTCGCGCGAGGCGACGTTCGTGGGGGCTTTCGATACCGCGCCCAGTTATCGCCTTTATGCGATGGCGGAAAGCGTGCCCCCCAAACCCGCGCTGGTGCACAGCGAGGATGGCGCGCCAATCAAGGTGGAGGTCTATGAAATGGGCGTCGCCGAGTTCGGCAGCTTCGTGGTGGACGTTCCCGCGCCGCTCGCGATCGGCACCGTCACGCTGGCCGACGGCACCAGCGTGAAAGGCTTCGTCTCCGAACCGCGCGCGCTGACAGGCGCTGAGGATATTACCAGCCTCGGGGGATGGCGCGCCTATATCGCGCGCGGGGCGTAA
- the uca gene encoding urea carboxylase translates to MSFDTVLIANRGAIATRIIRTLRRMGLKSVAVYSEADEGSNHVSEADEAVCIGGARASDSYLNIAAILEAARKTGAGAIHPGYGFLAENVEFAEACAAAGIVFVGPTTQNIRTFGLKHSARALAAAHDVPLAPGTGLLTDEDEAVLAARQIGFPVMLKATAGGGGIGMRVCEDEEALREGFAAVARQGQSNFGDASVFLESYIRRARHIEVQLFGDGEGRVMALGERDCSLQRRNQKVVEEAPAPLLPESVRAQLIGAAVRLGEAAQYRSAGTVEFLYDADREQFFFLEMNTRLQVEHGVTEAVMGIDLVEWMVRGAAGDFAFLDHEAPTPQGHSVQMRLYAEDPSLDYRPTSGTLTALEFPSDIRVETWCTSGSTVSAWYDPMLAKLIVHAPTRAEAVEAAQAALDRSRADGIETNLRWLRDVVRSPAFVSGEVSTRVLDAIAYEPRSIRVVSGGTATTVQDWPGRQKLWAVGVPPSGPMDDQSFRLGNRLLGNPEGAAGLEATVTGPTLAFVAPARICIMGADFGATLDGAPVLRGVPIDVGAGQTLAMGRASTGGMRGYVLFAGGLDIAPYLGSRSTFELGQFGGHAARRLLAGDTLHLGGEGTDEALPSVALPEISTDWTLRVLYGPHGAPDFFTDDDVQSFLAAEWRVHYNSNRTGVRLIGPKPRWARTDGGEAGLHPSNIHDNPYAIGAVDFTGDMPIILGPDGPSLGGFVCPFVVIAADRWKIGQLTPGDRLRFAPVGIADATEADAAQRKLVGSGAVPAPTQARAVETLSPILAEIAEGPGRPRTVYRQQGDRNILVEYGPIVLDIELRIRVQALMTELERLALPGIIDIVPGIRSLQLHFDGQAMDPRSALATLMGAEERLGDLEDFTIPSRIVHLPLSWRDPATIETIEKYMATVRDDAPWCPDNIEFIRRINGLDDAAAVENLIFEANYLVLGLGDVYLGAPVATPVDPRHRLVTTKYNPARTWTPPNVVGIGGAYMCIYGMEGPGGYQLFGRTIQVWNTYRQTDAFTEGKPWLLRFFDQIRFYAVSAEELADWRREFPAGRRSLRIEPSEFRLADYRAFLAENAQGIGQFQERRQAAFDEERAEWQRRGEFDHAADLGEIDVPEEAAIDLPDGSDLVEAPYGGSVTRLLVAAGDEVEAGDKIAVIEAMKMETSVESPGKGTVAALYMREGQSLQPGAPMLALRRHA, encoded by the coding sequence GCGCTGGGGCGATCCATCCGGGTTATGGCTTCCTGGCAGAGAATGTCGAATTCGCCGAAGCCTGCGCGGCAGCCGGCATCGTATTCGTCGGGCCCACTACGCAGAACATTCGCACTTTCGGTTTGAAGCATAGCGCCCGCGCGCTGGCCGCTGCCCACGACGTTCCGCTGGCGCCGGGCACTGGCCTGCTCACAGACGAGGATGAAGCGGTGTTGGCCGCGCGCCAGATCGGCTTCCCCGTGATGCTGAAGGCAACGGCGGGCGGCGGCGGCATCGGTATGCGCGTGTGCGAGGACGAGGAAGCCCTGCGCGAAGGGTTCGCCGCCGTGGCGCGGCAGGGCCAGAGCAATTTCGGCGATGCCAGCGTCTTCCTTGAAAGCTACATCAGGCGTGCGCGTCACATCGAGGTCCAGCTTTTCGGTGACGGCGAGGGCCGGGTCATGGCGCTCGGCGAACGCGATTGCTCGCTGCAGCGGCGTAACCAGAAGGTCGTTGAGGAAGCACCCGCGCCGCTCCTGCCAGAAAGCGTGCGGGCACAGCTGATCGGCGCGGCAGTCCGGCTTGGCGAAGCGGCGCAGTACCGTTCGGCGGGAACGGTGGAGTTCCTCTACGATGCCGACCGGGAGCAGTTCTTCTTCCTTGAGATGAACACCCGCCTGCAGGTGGAGCACGGCGTCACCGAGGCGGTGATGGGCATCGATCTGGTCGAATGGATGGTGCGCGGGGCTGCCGGCGACTTCGCTTTCCTCGACCATGAAGCGCCTACCCCGCAAGGCCATTCTGTGCAGATGCGCCTTTACGCCGAAGACCCGTCGCTCGACTATCGTCCGACCTCGGGCACGCTGACTGCATTGGAATTTCCGTCCGACATCCGCGTCGAGACATGGTGCACTTCGGGCAGCACGGTCAGCGCCTGGTACGATCCCATGCTGGCAAAGCTGATCGTCCACGCGCCCACCCGGGCCGAGGCGGTCGAGGCCGCTCAGGCAGCGCTGGACAGGAGCCGGGCGGACGGCATCGAAACGAACCTGCGCTGGCTGCGCGACGTGGTGCGCTCTCCGGCATTCGTCAGCGGCGAGGTTTCGACCCGCGTGCTGGACGCCATTGCCTACGAACCTCGCTCGATCCGCGTGGTGAGCGGGGGGACCGCGACCACTGTGCAGGACTGGCCGGGCCGCCAGAAGCTCTGGGCCGTCGGGGTGCCGCCATCGGGGCCGATGGACGATCAGTCGTTCCGCCTGGGCAACCGGCTGCTCGGCAATCCGGAAGGAGCGGCAGGGCTGGAAGCGACCGTGACGGGGCCGACGCTGGCCTTCGTGGCGCCTGCGCGGATATGTATCATGGGCGCCGATTTCGGCGCCACGCTCGACGGCGCGCCGGTTTTGCGCGGCGTTCCCATCGATGTCGGCGCCGGGCAGACGCTGGCCATGGGCCGTGCCTCGACAGGGGGTATGCGCGGGTATGTGCTCTTTGCAGGCGGTCTCGACATCGCGCCTTATCTGGGTAGCCGCAGCACCTTCGAACTGGGCCAGTTCGGCGGCCATGCCGCGCGCCGACTGCTGGCAGGCGATACGCTGCATCTGGGCGGAGAGGGAACCGACGAAGCCCTGCCTTCGGTTGCCTTGCCGGAAATCTCGACTGACTGGACCTTGCGCGTTCTTTATGGCCCGCATGGCGCACCGGACTTCTTCACGGATGACGATGTCCAGTCGTTCCTCGCCGCCGAATGGCGCGTCCACTACAACAGTAATCGCACGGGTGTGCGCCTGATCGGCCCCAAGCCGCGCTGGGCACGCACGGATGGCGGAGAGGCGGGCCTGCACCCCTCCAACATTCACGACAATCCTTATGCAATCGGCGCCGTCGATTTCACTGGCGACATGCCGATTATCCTGGGCCCCGATGGTCCCTCGCTGGGCGGTTTCGTCTGTCCCTTCGTGGTGATCGCTGCCGACCGCTGGAAAATCGGGCAGCTGACCCCCGGCGACCGGCTGCGTTTCGCGCCCGTGGGCATAGCGGATGCGACCGAAGCGGATGCGGCGCAGCGAAAGCTCGTCGGCTCCGGCGCCGTGCCCGCGCCGACCCAGGCGCGCGCGGTGGAAACGCTGTCGCCCATTCTGGCCGAGATAGCGGAGGGGCCCGGCCGGCCGCGCACCGTCTATCGCCAGCAGGGCGACCGGAACATCCTGGTCGAATACGGGCCGATCGTACTCGATATCGAACTGCGCATCCGCGTTCAGGCCCTGATGACGGAGCTGGAGCGGCTGGCTCTGCCGGGCATCATCGACATCGTGCCCGGCATCCGCTCGCTGCAGTTGCACTTCGATGGCCAAGCGATGGACCCGCGATCTGCCCTGGCAACGCTTATGGGCGCCGAGGAGCGACTGGGCGATCTCGAGGACTTCACGATCCCCTCGCGCATCGTGCACCTGCCGCTAAGCTGGCGAGATCCGGCGACGATCGAGACGATCGAGAAATATATGGCGACCGTGCGCGACGATGCGCCGTGGTGCCCGGACAACATCGAGTTCATCCGCCGTATCAACGGGCTGGACGATGCCGCCGCCGTGGAGAATCTGATCTTCGAGGCGAACTATCTCGTTCTGGGTCTGGGCGACGTCTATCTCGGGGCGCCGGTGGCGACCCCGGTCGATCCCAGGCACCGCCTTGTCACCACCAAGTACAACCCGGCCCGTACCTGGACGCCGCCCAATGTCGTGGGCATCGGCGGCGCTTATATGTGCATCTACGGCATGGAAGGGCCCGGCGGTTACCAGCTGTTCGGCCGGACCATCCAGGTCTGGAATACGTACCGGCAGACGGATGCCTTCACGGAAGGCAAGCCATGGCTGCTGCGTTTCTTCGACCAAATCCGTTTCTATGCGGTGAGCGCCGAGGAACTTGCCGACTGGCGCCGCGAATTTCCGGCCGGGCGCCGTTCGTTACGCATCGAACCGTCCGAATTCCGCCTTGCCGACTACCGCGCCTTTCTGGCCGAAAACGCACAAGGCATCGGCCAATTTCAGGAACGGCGACAGGCCGCCTTCGATGAGGAGCGCGCCGAATGGCAGCGGCGCGGCGAGTTCGACCATGCGGCCGATCTGGGCGAGATCGATGTGCCGGAGGAGGCCGCGATCGACCTTCCCGATGGATCGGACCTGGTCGAAGCGCCCTACGGGGGCAGTGTCACGCGGCTGCTTGTCGCCGCTGGTGACGAAGTGGAGGCAGGCGACAAGATCGCAGTCATAGAGGCGATGAAGATGGAAACTTCGGTTGAAAGCCCCGGCAAGGGCACGGTTGCGGCACTCTACATGCGCGAAGGGCAGTCGTTGCAACCCGGCGCGCCAATGCTGGCGCTGAGGCGGCACGCATGA